One window of the Populus trichocarpa isolate Nisqually-1 chromosome 9, P.trichocarpa_v4.1, whole genome shotgun sequence genome contains the following:
- the LOC7481518 gene encoding probable protein phosphatase 2C 24: protein MADICCGVARENEASSTPCEPTSRAARRRRMEIRRFKFVPGVASTETEADDIGAHKKQKLQLNESVSSPFSRDCQNAVENFFSDHRSTDEKKLLENGKSSELKISRQYSLNLTLSPSILSTLSIDPPELFPKFGVASVCGRRRDMEDAVAIHPSFCRKDHETTTELHYFGVYDGHGCSHVAVKCKERMHELVKEEVESKEEWKSAMERSFRRMDKEVIAWNQGMEIRANCRCEMQTPECDAVGSTAVVAVVTPDKIIVANCGDSRAVLCRNGKPLPLSSDHKPDRPDELNRIQNAGGRVIYWDGPRILGVLAMSRAIGDNYLKPYVSCEPEVTIMDRTAEDDCLILASDGLWDVVSNETACGVARMCLRAKEHAPPPCPPRLVENNEVLGITTSSSSSGSGEMSDKACSDASMLLTKLALARHSTDNVSVVVVDLRKDT from the exons ATGGCTGATATTTGCTGTGGAGTAGCGAGGGAGAACGAGGCATCGTCGACGCCATGTGAGCCAACTTCAAGAGCAGCTAGGCGGAGAAGAATGGAGATCAGACGGTTCAAATTTGTTCCAGGAGTGGCCTCAACAGAAACTGAAGCTGATGACATAGGCGCTCATAAAAAGCAGAAACTACAACTTAACGAGAGTGTTAGTAGTCCATTTTCTCGTGACTGCCAAAACGCAgtagagaattttttttctgatcaTCGCAGCACAGATGAGAAAAAACTGTTGGAGAATGGAAAATCATCAGAACTTAAAATTTCAAGGCAGTACTCTTTGAATCTAACTTTAAGTCCCTCCATTTTATCAACACTTTCAATTGATCCTCCGGAGCTGTTTCCAAAATTTGGGGTGGCTTCAGTTTGTGGAAGGAGAAGAGACATGGAAGATGCAGTAGCAATTCACCCCTCTTTCTGTCGCAAAGACCATGAAACCACGACCGAGTTACACTATTTCGGTGTCTATGATGGACACGGTTGTTCTCAT GTGGCAGTAAAGTGTAAGGAGAGAATGCATGAGCTGGTGAAAGAGGAGGTGGAGAGCAAGGAGGAGTGGAAAAGCGCAATGGAAAGAAGCTTTCGGCGGATGGACAAGGAAGTGATAGCGTGGAATCAAGGGATGGAGATTAGGGCGAATTGCAGGTGTGAAATGCAAACTCCAGAATGCGATGCTGTTGGATCTACTGCTGTTGTCGCCGTTGTAACTCCTGATAAAATCATTGTCGCTAACTGTGGTGATTCACGAGCTGTCTTGTGTCGTAATGGCAAACCTCTCCCTCTTTCTTCTGATCACAAG CCTGACCGTCCGGACGAGCTTAACCGGATCCAAAACGCGGGTGGCCGGGTCATCTACTGGGACGGGCCAAGGATTCTTGGAGTTCTTGCCATGTCAAGAGCCATAG GTGATAACTATCTAAAACCATACGTCAGCTGCGAGCCAGAGGTAACAATAATGGATCGAACGGCAGAGGATGATTGCTTAATACTGGCAAGCGATGGCCTTTGGGACGTGGTGTCCAACGAGACAGCATGTGGGGTGGCTCGTATGTGTTTGAGGGCGAAAGAACACGCGCCGCCTCCATGTCCACCTAGGTTGGTGGAGAATAATGAGGTTTTGGGGATaaccaccagcagcagcagcagcgggAGCGGGGAAATGTCGGACAAGGCGTGCTCTGATGCCTCAATGTTGCTGACGAAGCTGGCGCTGGCCAGGCACAGTACTGACAATGTGAGCGTGGTCGTGGTGGATTTAAGGAAAGACACGTAG
- the LOC7481517 gene encoding methylsterol monooxygenase 2-2 isoform X2: MASLIESCWLYLITHFSDFQLACLGSFFLHESIFFLSGIPFIYLERAGWLKKYKIQMKNNTPASQEKCIIRLLLYHFGVNLPVMLASYPVFRHMGMQSSLPFPSWNVILTQITFYFILEDFIFYWGHRILHTKWLYKHVHSVHHEYATPFGLTSEYAHPAEILFLGFATIIGPAITGPHLLTLWLWMVLRVLETVEAHCGYHFPWSLSNFLPLYGGADFHDYHHRLLYTKSGNYSSTFTYMDWVFGTDKGYRKLQALKNAGVENGGKQM, from the exons ATGGCCTCCCTCATCGAATCTTGCTGGCTG TATTTGATCACGCATTTCAGCGATTTTCAGTTGGCATGTCTTGGAAGTTTCTTTCTTCATGAAAGCATCTTCTTCTTGTCTGGTATTCCTTTCATATATCTTGAAAGGGCTGGATGGCTGAAAAAGTACAAAATCCAG ATGAAAAACAACACTCCTGCATCTCAAGAGAAATGTATTATTCGCCtacttttatatcattttggtGTTAACCTACCAGTTATGCTGGCCTCCTATCCTGTCTTCAGACACATGGGCATGCAAAGTAGTCTTCCATTCCCGTCCTG GAATGTAATTCTAACGCAGATAACATTCTACTTCATCCTGGAAGATTTTATATTCTACTGGGGACATCGGATTTTACACACAAAATGGCTGTACAAGCATGTGCACAGTGTTCATCATGA ATATGCTACACCATTTGGATTAACTTCTGAATATGCTCACCCTGCTGAAATACTGTTCCTTGGCTTTGCTACCATTATTGGTCCTGCCATCACTGGGCCCCATCTGCTTACTTTGTGGTTATGGATGGTACTAAGGGTCCTGGAGACGGTTGAAGCACATTGTGGTTATCATTTCCCATGGAGCCTCTCCAACTTCTTACCTTTGTATGGAGG TGCTGATTTTCATGACTACCATCACCGGTTGCTGTATACTAAATCTGGAAACTACTCATCTACTTTCACCTACATGGACTG GGTATTCGGTACCGATAAAGGTTACAGAAAGTTGCAAGCATTGAAGAATGCTGGAGTGGAAAATGGCGGCAAGCAAATGTAA
- the LOC7481517 gene encoding methylsterol monooxygenase 2-2 isoform X3, whose product MASLIESCWLYLITHFSDFQLACLGSFFLHESIFFLSGIPFIYLERAGWLKKYKIQMKNNTPASQEKCIIRLLLYHFGVNLPVMLASYPVFRHMGMQSSLPFPSWNVILTQITFYFILEDFIFYWGHRILHTKWLYKHVHSVHHEYATPFGLTSEYAHPAEILFLGFATIIGPAITGPHLLTLWLWMVLRVLETVEAHCGYHFPWSLSNFLPLYGGADFHDYHHRLLYTKSGNYSSTFTYMDWVHLLFHNCQTSNFILSIAWEIVA is encoded by the exons ATGGCCTCCCTCATCGAATCTTGCTGGCTG TATTTGATCACGCATTTCAGCGATTTTCAGTTGGCATGTCTTGGAAGTTTCTTTCTTCATGAAAGCATCTTCTTCTTGTCTGGTATTCCTTTCATATATCTTGAAAGGGCTGGATGGCTGAAAAAGTACAAAATCCAG ATGAAAAACAACACTCCTGCATCTCAAGAGAAATGTATTATTCGCCtacttttatatcattttggtGTTAACCTACCAGTTATGCTGGCCTCCTATCCTGTCTTCAGACACATGGGCATGCAAAGTAGTCTTCCATTCCCGTCCTG GAATGTAATTCTAACGCAGATAACATTCTACTTCATCCTGGAAGATTTTATATTCTACTGGGGACATCGGATTTTACACACAAAATGGCTGTACAAGCATGTGCACAGTGTTCATCATGA ATATGCTACACCATTTGGATTAACTTCTGAATATGCTCACCCTGCTGAAATACTGTTCCTTGGCTTTGCTACCATTATTGGTCCTGCCATCACTGGGCCCCATCTGCTTACTTTGTGGTTATGGATGGTACTAAGGGTCCTGGAGACGGTTGAAGCACATTGTGGTTATCATTTCCCATGGAGCCTCTCCAACTTCTTACCTTTGTATGGAGG TGCTGATTTTCATGACTACCATCACCGGTTGCTGTATACTAAATCTGGAAACTACTCATCTACTTTCACCTACATGGACTG GGTTCATTTGCTCTTTCATAATTGCCAAACGTCCAATTTCATACTCTCTATTGCGTGGGAAATAGTGGCATAG
- the LOC7481517 gene encoding methylsterol monooxygenase 2-2 isoform X1, whose amino-acid sequence MASLIESCWLYLITHFSDFQLACLGSFFLHESIFFLSGIPFIYLERAGWLKKYKIQMKNNTPASQEKCIIRLLLYHFGVNLPVMLASYPVFRHMGMQSSLPFPSWNVILTQITFYFILEDFIFYWGHRILHTKWLYKHVHSVHHEYATPFGLTSEYAHPAEILFLGFATIIGPAITGPHLLTLWLWMVLRVLETVEAHCGYHFPWSLSNFLPLYGGADFHDYHHRLLYTKSGNYSSTFTYMDWLEGLLCSLSGYSLCKQSPGLDFDLHSDSA is encoded by the exons ATGGCCTCCCTCATCGAATCTTGCTGGCTG TATTTGATCACGCATTTCAGCGATTTTCAGTTGGCATGTCTTGGAAGTTTCTTTCTTCATGAAAGCATCTTCTTCTTGTCTGGTATTCCTTTCATATATCTTGAAAGGGCTGGATGGCTGAAAAAGTACAAAATCCAG ATGAAAAACAACACTCCTGCATCTCAAGAGAAATGTATTATTCGCCtacttttatatcattttggtGTTAACCTACCAGTTATGCTGGCCTCCTATCCTGTCTTCAGACACATGGGCATGCAAAGTAGTCTTCCATTCCCGTCCTG GAATGTAATTCTAACGCAGATAACATTCTACTTCATCCTGGAAGATTTTATATTCTACTGGGGACATCGGATTTTACACACAAAATGGCTGTACAAGCATGTGCACAGTGTTCATCATGA ATATGCTACACCATTTGGATTAACTTCTGAATATGCTCACCCTGCTGAAATACTGTTCCTTGGCTTTGCTACCATTATTGGTCCTGCCATCACTGGGCCCCATCTGCTTACTTTGTGGTTATGGATGGTACTAAGGGTCCTGGAGACGGTTGAAGCACATTGTGGTTATCATTTCCCATGGAGCCTCTCCAACTTCTTACCTTTGTATGGAGG TGCTGATTTTCATGACTACCATCACCGGTTGCTGTATACTAAATCTGGAAACTACTCATCTACTTTCACCTACATGGACTG GCTAGAAGGCCTGCTCTGCTCCTTGTCTGGGTATTCACTCTGCAAACAATCACCTGGGTTGGATTTTGATTTGCACTCTGACTCTGCGTAG
- the LOC18102014 gene encoding uncharacterized protein LOC18102014 translates to MRSVTSWCTACIPGRKQKETKTEESEKSLRKKPSREESSGPDDQAEGSSHQGTTHAASSADTGGAAVVVMTATQMSDMEGSSHGGGGGDGGGGDG, encoded by the coding sequence ATGAGAAGCGTAACCAGCTGGTGTACTGCCTGCATCCCAGGCCGTAAGCAGAAAGAAACCAAGACTGAAGAATCGGAGAAATCTTTAAGGAAAAAACCTTCCCGCGAAGAATCTAGTGGTCCTGATGACCAAGCTGAAGGCAGCAGCCATCAAGGAACCACCCATGCTGCCAGTAGTGCTGATACTGGTGGCGCAGCTGTTGTAGTTATGACTGCAACCCAAATGTCTGACATGGAAGGTAGTTCTCATGGCGGCGGCGGGGGCGACGGAGGTGGCGGTGACGGTTAA
- the LOC7481515 gene encoding pentatricopeptide repeat-containing protein At3g46790, chloroplastic, which yields MWAFQSPKTTLLPSNATFLPRPSLKPPICSITLNPTASTADNNKLIQSLCKQGNLTQALELLSLEPNPAQHTYELLILSCTHQNSLLDAQRVHRHLLENGFDQDPFLATKLINMYSFFDSIDNARKVFDKTRNRTIYVYNALFRALSLAGHGEEVLNMYRRMNSIGIPSDRFTYTYVLKACVASECFVSLLNKGREIHAHILRHGYDGYVHIMTTLVDMYAKFGCVSNASCVFNQMPVKNVVSWSAMIACYAKNGKAFEALELFRELMLETQDLCPNSVTMVSVLQACAALAALEQGRLIHGYILRKGLDSILPVISALVTMYARCGKLELGQRVFDQMDKRDVVSWNSLISSYGVHGFGKKAIGIFEEMTYNGVEPSPISFVSVLGACSHAGLVDEGKMLFSSMHVAHGICPSVEHYACMVDLLGRANRLEEAAKIIENMRIEPGPKVWGSLLGSCRIHCNVELAERASIRLFDLEPTNAGNYVLLADIYAEAGMWDGVKRVKKLLEARGLQKVPGRSWIEVKRKIYSFVSVDEVNPRMEQLHALLVKLSMELKEEGYVPQTKVVLYDLKAAEKERIVLGHSEKLAVAFGLINSSKGEVIRITKSLRLCEDCHSFTKFISKFANKEILVRDVNRFHHFRDGVCSCGDYW from the coding sequence ATGTGGGCTTTTCAGTCTCCCAAAACTACGCTTCTACCTTCCAACGCCACTTTCTTGCCTCGCCCTTCTCTAAAACCCCCGATTTGCTCCATAACCTTAAATCCCACAGCTTCCACTGCCGACAACAACAAACTAATCCAATCTCTTTGCAAACAAGGCAACCTCACACAAGCTCTTGAGCTCCTCTCTCTTGAGCCCAATCCTGCCCAACACACTTATGAGCTTCTAATTCTTTCTTGCACCCACCAAAACTCTCTCCTTGACGCCCAACGCGTTCATCGCCACCTCCTTGAAAATGGGTTCGACCAGGATCCGTTTCTGGCCACCAAACTCATCAACATGTATTCCTTTTTTGACTCAATTGACAATGCACGCAAGGTGTTTGATAAAACGCGAAACAGAactatttatgtttataatgCGCTCTTTCGAGCGCTTTCGTTGGCGGGTCATGGAGAAGAGGTTTTGAACATGTACCGTAGAATGAATTCTATTGGGATTCCCTCTGATAGGTTCACTTATACGTACGTGCTTAAAGCTTGTGTTGCATCAGAATGTTTTGTGTCGCTGCTAAACAAGGGAAGAGAGATTCATGCCCATATTTTGCGACATGGATATGATGGATATGTCCATATTATGACCACCTTGGTAGATATGTATGCAAAGTTTGGTTGTGTATCTAATGCGAGCTGTGTTTTCAATCAGATGCCAGTGAAAAATGTTGTTTCTTGGAGTGCTATGATTGCTTGTTATGCGAAGAATGGGAAGGCTTTCGAGGCATTGGAGCTGTTCAGGGAATTGATGCTTGAGACTCAAGATTTATGTCCGAATTCTGTGACAATGGTTAGTGTACTTCAAGCTTGTGCTGCACTTGCAGCACTGGAACAAGGGAGGTTGATACATGGATATATTCTTAGAAAGGGACTTGACAGTATCTTGCCAGTAATTAGTGCCCTTGTTACTATGTATGCTAGATGTGGTAAGCTTGAATTGGGGCAACGAGTTTTTGATCAGATGGATAAGAGAGATGTTGTTTCGTGGAATTCTTTGATTTCAAGTTATGGGGTTCATGGATTCGGAAAGAAAGCAATTGGAATTTTTGAAGAGATGACCTACAATGGTGTAGAACCTAGCCCCATATCTTTTGTTAGTGTTTTGGGAGCTTGCAGTCATGCAGGACTTGTTGACGAGGGAAAGATGTTGTTTAGCTCGATGCATGTAGCGCATGGGATATGTCCTAGTGTTGAGCATTATGCTTGTATGGTGGATCTTCTTGGGCGTGCCAATAGGTTAGAAGAAGCTGCTAAGATTATAGAGAATATGCGGATTGAACCAGGACCTAAGGTTTGGGGTTCTCTTCTTGGATCATGTAGGATTCATTGTAATGTTGAGCTTGCAGAGAGGGCAAGCATAAGGCTTTTTGACCTTGAGCCTACAAATGCTGGGAATTATGTGCTCCTTGCTGATATTTATGCTGAAGCCGGTATGTGGGATGGAGTCAAAAGAGTTAAGAAGCTCCTAGAAGCTAGGGGATTGCAAAAAGTCCCAGGTCGCAGTTGGATAGAAGTTAAAAGGAAAATCTACTCATTTGTCTCTGTTGATGAGGTTAATCCACGGATGGAGCAGCTCCATGCTTTGTTGGTTAAATTGTCAATGGAATTGAAGGAGGAAGGCTACGTGCCACAGACCAAAGTTGTGCTCTATGATCTCAAGGCAGCAGAAAAGGAACGGATTGTGCTAGGTCATAGCGAAAAACTGGCTGTTGCCTTTGGACTCATCAACAGTAGCAAGGGGGAAGTCATTCGGATAACCAAAAGCTTGCGGTTATGCGAAGATTGTCACTCCTTTACCAAGTTCATTTCCAAGTTCGCTAATAAGGAGATTCTGGTAAGAGATGTGAATCGATTTCACCATTTTCGTGACGGGGTTTGTTCCTGTGGGGACTATTGGTGA
- the LOC7468609 gene encoding serine/threonine-protein phosphatase PP1 isozyme 1 isoform X2 produces MAGEGQQQKGATTMEAGLLDSIISRLLEFRQARLAKQPQVQLSENEIRQLCAVSRDIFLQQPNLLELEAPIKICDDKILCMHGGLSPDLTNLDQIRNLPRPTDVPDSGLLCDLLWSDPDKDIKGWGMNDRGVSYTYGPDKVAEFLMKNDMDLVCRAHQVVEDGYEFFAERQLVTIFSAPNYCGEFDNAGAVMSVDETLMCSFQILKPADKKFM; encoded by the exons atggCAGGGGAAGGACAGCAGCAGAAGGGGGCAACAACAATGGAGGCAGGTCTTTTAGACAGCATAATAAGTCGTTTATTAGAATTTAGACAAGCGAGGTTAGCCAAACAACCGCAGGTTCAGCTTAGCGAAAACGAGATCCGCCAACTCTGTGCTGTTTCTAGAGATATCTTTCTTCAGCAACCCAATCTTCTCGAGCTCGAAGCCCCCATCAAGATCTGTG ATGACAAAATATTGTGCATGCATGGTGGGCTTTCCCCTGATTTAACAAATTTGGATCAAATTAGGAACTTACCTCGTCCAACTGACGTCCCAGATTCTGGTTTGCTTTGTGATTTACTTTGGTCTGATCCTGACAAGGATATCAAAGGCTGGGGAATGAATGACCGGGGGGTGTCATATACCTATGGCCCTGATAAGGTTGCAGAATTCTTAATGAAGAATGATATGGACCTTGTTTGTCGTGCTCATCAG GTTGTTGAGGATGGATATGAATTCTTCGCAGAGAGGCAGCTTGTAACAATATTTTCAGCTCCCAACTATTGTGGTGAATTTGATAATGCCGGTGCAGTGATGAGTGTTGACGAAACCCTAATGTGCTCTTTCCAAATACTTAAGCCAGCAGATAAAAAGTTCATGTGA
- the LOC7468609 gene encoding serine/threonine-protein phosphatase PP1 isozyme 1 isoform X1, with product MAGEGQQQKGATTMEAGLLDSIISRLLEFRQARLAKQPQVQLSENEIRQLCAVSRDIFLQQPNLLELEAPIKICGDIHGQYSDLLRLFEYGGFPPSANYLFLGDYVDRGKQSLETICLLLAYKIKYPENFFLLRGNHESASINRIYGFYDECKRRFNVKLWKTFTDCFNCLPVAALIDDKILCMHGGLSPDLTNLDQIRNLPRPTDVPDSGLLCDLLWSDPDKDIKGWGMNDRGVSYTYGPDKVAEFLMKNDMDLVCRAHQVVEDGYEFFAERQLVTIFSAPNYCGEFDNAGAVMSVDETLMCSFQILKPADKKFM from the exons atggCAGGGGAAGGACAGCAGCAGAAGGGGGCAACAACAATGGAGGCAGGTCTTTTAGACAGCATAATAAGTCGTTTATTAGAATTTAGACAAGCGAGGTTAGCCAAACAACCGCAGGTTCAGCTTAGCGAAAACGAGATCCGCCAACTCTGTGCTGTTTCTAGAGATATCTTTCTTCAGCAACCCAATCTTCTCGAGCTCGAAGCCCCCATCAAGATCTGTG GTGACATTCATGGGCAATATTCAGATCTTTTGAGGCTTTTTGAATATGGAGGCTTTCCTCCCAGTGCCAATTATTTATTCCTAGGTGATTATGTGGACCGTGGGAAGCAAAGTTTGGAAACAATATGCCTTTTGCTTGCCTACAAAATCAAGTATCCTGAGAACTTCTTCCTTTTAAGAGGAAACCATGAGTCTGCATCTATTAATCGAATTTATGGATTCTATGACGAATGTAAAAGACGCTTCAATGTGAAACTTTGGAAAACATTTACAGATTGTTTTAACTGTCTTCCTGTTGCTGCTCTTATAGATGACAAAATATTGTGCATGCATGGTGGGCTTTCCCCTGATTTAACAAATTTGGATCAAATTAGGAACTTACCTCGTCCAACTGACGTCCCAGATTCTGGTTTGCTTTGTGATTTACTTTGGTCTGATCCTGACAAGGATATCAAAGGCTGGGGAATGAATGACCGGGGGGTGTCATATACCTATGGCCCTGATAAGGTTGCAGAATTCTTAATGAAGAATGATATGGACCTTGTTTGTCGTGCTCATCAG GTTGTTGAGGATGGATATGAATTCTTCGCAGAGAGGCAGCTTGTAACAATATTTTCAGCTCCCAACTATTGTGGTGAATTTGATAATGCCGGTGCAGTGATGAGTGTTGACGAAACCCTAATGTGCTCTTTCCAAATACTTAAGCCAGCAGATAAAAAGTTCATGTGA
- the LOC7468608 gene encoding uncharacterized protein LOC7468608 — protein sequence MRKEDTVKLISAEGFEFVIHKEAAMVSQTIRNMLTSPGSFAETEHGEVTFPEISTTILEKICQYFYWSLQYANGKETEFPIEPELTLELMMAANYLHT from the exons atgagaAAGGAAGATACAGTGAAGCTGATAAGCGCGGAGGGTTTCGAGTTCGTGATCCACAAGGAAGCTGCTATGGTTTCACAAACAATCCGCAACATGCTCACTTCTCCAG GGAGTTTCGCGGAGACGGAGCATGGAGAAGTTACTTTTCCGGAGATAAGCACTACCATTCTAGAGAAGATCTGCCAGTACTTTTACTGGTCTCTTCAGTATGCCAA TGGAAAGGAGACTGAATTCCCAATTGAACCTGAACTGACACTGGAGCTGATGATGGCTGCTAATTATCTCCACACTTAA